From the Elusimicrobiota bacterium genome, one window contains:
- the dapA gene encoding 4-hydroxy-tetrahydrodipicolinate synthase yields the protein MRFEGVYTALITPFTGRRVDEEALRRLVAFQLKGGVAGLVPCGSTGEAATLSSEEKELVVKTVREAARGKVPLVVGVGSNDTAKTVKAAVEAERWGADALLVLAPYYNKPTQGGLYLHFKAVADAVRVPIVVYNIPGRTGVNISPATLARIAADCPNVAAVKEASGSLDQASEVLATAKGLTVLSGDDSLTVPMMSVGAAGVVSVISNILPRRTVAMVRAARAGDYAKAAKLHLELFGLVKALFLETNPIPVKAAAHHLRLCANELRLPLTPIMPENFLKLLKELVKFDA from the coding sequence ATGAGGTTCGAAGGGGTCTACACCGCGCTCATCACGCCTTTCACCGGCCGCCGCGTCGACGAAGAGGCCCTGCGCCGGCTCGTCGCCTTCCAGCTCAAGGGCGGCGTCGCCGGGCTCGTGCCCTGCGGCTCCACCGGCGAGGCGGCGACGCTGAGCTCCGAGGAGAAGGAACTCGTCGTGAAGACCGTGCGCGAAGCCGCGCGCGGGAAGGTCCCGCTCGTCGTCGGCGTCGGGAGCAACGACACCGCGAAGACCGTGAAGGCCGCCGTCGAGGCCGAGCGCTGGGGCGCCGACGCCCTGCTCGTGCTCGCCCCCTACTACAACAAGCCCACGCAAGGCGGTCTCTACCTGCACTTCAAGGCGGTCGCCGACGCCGTGCGCGTCCCGATCGTCGTCTACAACATCCCCGGCCGCACGGGCGTCAACATCTCGCCCGCCACCCTCGCCCGCATCGCCGCCGATTGCCCCAACGTCGCGGCGGTGAAGGAGGCGTCGGGCTCGCTCGACCAGGCCAGCGAGGTCCTCGCGACGGCGAAGGGACTGACGGTGCTCTCGGGGGACGATTCGCTGACCGTGCCGATGATGTCGGTGGGCGCGGCGGGGGTCGTCAGCGTGATCTCCAACATCCTGCCGAGACGGACCGTCGCGATGGTGCGCGCCGCGCGCGCGGGCGACTACGCGAAGGCGGCGAAGCTGCACCTCGAGCTCTTCGGCCTGGTGAAAGCGCTCTTCCTCGAGACGAACCCCATCCCCGTGAAGGCGGCCGCGCACCACCTGCGGCTCTGCGCCAACGAGCTGCGCCTCCCGCTGACGCCGATCATGCCGGAGAACTTCCTCAAGCTCCTCAAGGAGCTCGTGAAGTTCGACGCGTAG
- a CDS encoding glycosyltransferase family 2 protein has translation MKPKVIAVLPAYNAEKTLERTVRDIPPGTVDEILLVDDCSKDGTVALGRKLGLTVLVHEKNLGYGGNQKTCYREALRRGADIVVMIHPDYQYDARLTPHLVGLIASDVCDFMLGNRIRTRREALDGGMPVWKYFFNRMLTVLENSWTGQNLGEWHSGLRAYSRKALETVPWELNSDDFVFDQQFLHQAAVLGLRMGDIPVAARYFEEASSINFRRSCVYGFSTLWVMLQVLLHRLGLWKSPLFMPAKPAK, from the coding sequence ATGAAGCCCAAGGTCATCGCCGTCCTGCCGGCCTACAACGCCGAGAAGACCCTCGAGCGCACGGTGCGCGACATCCCGCCCGGGACCGTCGACGAGATCCTCCTCGTCGACGACTGTTCGAAGGACGGCACCGTCGCGCTCGGCCGCAAGCTCGGCCTCACGGTCCTCGTCCACGAGAAGAACCTCGGCTACGGCGGCAACCAGAAGACCTGCTACCGCGAGGCGCTCCGACGCGGGGCCGACATCGTCGTGATGATCCACCCCGACTACCAGTACGACGCCCGCCTGACCCCGCATCTCGTCGGGCTCATCGCCAGCGACGTCTGCGACTTCATGCTGGGCAACCGCATCCGGACGCGCCGGGAGGCGCTCGACGGAGGGATGCCGGTCTGGAAGTACTTCTTCAACCGCATGCTCACCGTCCTCGAGAACTCCTGGACGGGACAGAACCTCGGCGAGTGGCACTCCGGCCTGCGCGCCTACTCCCGCAAGGCGCTCGAGACGGTGCCCTGGGAGCTGAACTCCGACGACTTCGTCTTCGACCAGCAGTTCCTCCATCAGGCGGCCGTCCTCGGCCTGCGCATGGGCGACATCCCCGTCGCCGCCCGCTATTTCGAGGAGGCGTCCTCCATCAACTTCCGCCGCAGCTGCGTCTACGGCTTCTCGACGCTCTGGGTGATGCTCCAGGTGCTGCTGCACCGGCTCGGCCTCTGGAAGAGCCCGCTCTTCATGCCCGCGAAGCCGGCGAAGTGA
- a CDS encoding MraY family glycosyltransferase — MTRLELYFAAVAGSAVLSTLLTPLVRALSMRMHWLDEPTTAVKTHKVATPVLGGVAIWTAFALTLTALRFLTKFPTGTLYRLRVILLGGGLVFLLGLVDDLRKPHGLDYRVKFLVQFLAAALLVHFGIRLRFIEPAYLAVLLTAVWVVGITNAFNIIDIMDGLTASQAATAAFAFLLIALPSEEVYVNFAAAALLGSTLGFLPWNLSKEKKIFMGDGGALFVGFVLAAMALGTDYSRINPLGVYAPVFILLVPAFDVAYVMVMRIRKGLSPFRGSRDHYALRLEALGLHRHQIVALSALCSGILSLFAFLITLVSIPWALFIYLVVGLWIFVVARHISQVEVR, encoded by the coding sequence ATGACGCGGCTCGAGCTCTACTTCGCGGCCGTCGCCGGCTCGGCCGTCCTCTCGACTCTGCTGACCCCGCTGGTCCGCGCCCTCTCGATGCGCATGCACTGGCTCGACGAGCCGACGACCGCGGTCAAGACGCACAAGGTCGCGACCCCCGTGCTCGGAGGGGTGGCCATCTGGACCGCCTTCGCCCTCACCCTCACGGCCCTGCGCTTCCTCACCAAGTTCCCGACCGGCACCCTCTACCGCCTGCGCGTCATCCTGCTCGGCGGCGGGCTCGTCTTCCTCCTCGGCCTCGTCGACGACCTGCGCAAGCCGCACGGGCTCGACTATCGCGTGAAGTTCCTCGTCCAGTTCCTCGCCGCGGCGCTGCTCGTCCACTTCGGCATCCGCCTGCGCTTCATCGAGCCCGCGTACCTCGCCGTGCTCCTGACGGCGGTCTGGGTGGTGGGCATCACGAACGCCTTCAACATCATCGACATCATGGACGGCCTCACCGCGAGCCAGGCCGCGACGGCGGCCTTCGCCTTCCTCCTCATCGCCCTGCCCTCCGAGGAGGTCTACGTGAACTTCGCCGCCGCGGCCCTTCTGGGGTCCACGCTCGGCTTCCTGCCCTGGAACCTCTCGAAGGAGAAGAAGATCTTCATGGGGGACGGCGGAGCGCTCTTCGTCGGCTTCGTGCTCGCGGCCATGGCGCTCGGCACCGATTACTCGCGCATCAACCCGCTCGGCGTCTACGCGCCGGTCTTCATCCTCCTCGTCCCCGCCTTCGACGTCGCGTACGTCATGGTCATGCGCATCCGCAAGGGGCTCTCGCCCTTCCGGGGCTCCAGGGACCATTACGCGCTCCGACTCGAGGCCCTCGGCCTTCACCGCCACCAGATCGTCGCGCTGAGCGCTCTCTGCTCGGGGATCCTCTCGCTCTTCGCCTTCCTCATCACCCTCGTGAGCATCCCCTGGGCGCTCTTCATCTACCTCGTCGTCGGGCTCTGGATCTTCGTCGTCGCGCGCCACATCTCGCAGGTGGAAGTCCGCTGA
- a CDS encoding patatin-like phospholipase family protein encodes MRPSAALSLFALLLTLAAPLPLRAAAGASADDDLLRDHLWTQVRALPKGERPAVGLALSAGAVRGSAHIGVIQVLEEAGFPIDVVSGTSMGAIVGAVYAAGQPLDKLAGFSRALAAEATTLLSRARILSLMLTDSLISSKGIVSLLHEQIGDRRFDELTKPFACVAMDLRTGEKIVFRDGPLAPAVQASMGMPGIFKPVLYRHRYLVDGGVVDYVPVDLARSLGADWVLASVTENDYMRANPTSSLLALEQVIDIRGALLSNQQRREADAAIDVEFGDVGFLDFSRAEEMVERGVKAAKSQLPQAQESLILSTLPRLMERWGGRR; translated from the coding sequence GTGCGCCCGTCCGCCGCGCTCTCCCTCTTCGCCCTCCTCCTGACGCTCGCCGCCCCGCTCCCGCTCCGGGCCGCCGCGGGCGCCTCCGCGGACGACGACCTCCTGCGCGATCACCTGTGGACGCAGGTCCGCGCGCTGCCCAAGGGGGAGCGGCCCGCCGTCGGCCTCGCGCTCTCGGCCGGGGCCGTTCGCGGCTCCGCCCACATCGGCGTCATCCAGGTCCTCGAGGAGGCCGGCTTCCCCATCGACGTCGTGAGCGGCACTTCGATGGGCGCCATCGTCGGCGCGGTCTACGCCGCGGGACAGCCCCTCGACAAGCTCGCGGGCTTCTCGCGCGCCCTCGCCGCCGAAGCGACCACGCTGCTGAGCCGCGCGCGCATCCTCAGCCTGATGCTCACCGACTCCCTCATCTCCTCGAAAGGGATCGTCTCCCTCCTCCACGAGCAGATCGGCGACCGCCGCTTCGACGAACTCACCAAGCCCTTCGCCTGCGTCGCCATGGACCTGCGCACCGGCGAGAAGATCGTCTTCCGCGACGGCCCGCTGGCGCCCGCCGTGCAGGCGAGCATGGGGATGCCCGGCATCTTCAAGCCGGTCCTCTACCGTCACCGCTACCTCGTCGACGGCGGAGTCGTCGACTACGTCCCGGTGGACCTCGCGCGCTCGCTGGGCGCCGACTGGGTCCTCGCCAGCGTCACGGAAAACGACTACATGCGGGCCAACCCGACCTCGTCGCTCCTCGCGCTCGAGCAGGTCATCGACATCCGCGGCGCGCTCCTCTCCAACCAGCAGCGCCGGGAGGCCGACGCGGCCATCGACGTCGAGTTCGGGGACGTGGGCTTCCTCGACTTCAGCCGCGCCGAGGAGATGGTCGAGCGGGGCGTGAAGGCGGCCAAGTCCCAGCTCCCGCAGGCCCAGGAGTCGCTCATCCTCTCGACGCTGCCGCGCCTCATGGAACGCTGGGGAGGACGCCGATGA
- a CDS encoding phospholipid carrier-dependent glycosyltransferase, with translation MSRLPALYAAALAFCAAVLAARFFGAALAPAALSAALLLVVFVAAAGSGRVLLRVFGASGLSESEKTLVGATLGLGALSQLVFLLGAAALLRPWAAVALLGALWVVGFTELGDLFRSLGANRRLLVERPAAAAAVLLPLAAAFWACFVPPHQYDALVYHLPLAAAYAREGAIVQVPHLVYTHFPQNAEMLYALALLLGSDTLAQLFTWLTALLSVWWVFEMGKREQPLSVVLLACLLVSGHTAVLLLASSAYVECVVMLWTAASVFSFLRWRESAEGDGGRGWLALSGVFAGLGVGTKYSAALTPLLLGFWLLARWLRTRERARGLDLAAFACTAVCAGAPWLVKNLRAVGNPFFPFFYRWLPAHGVEGGAAAAERYFDMLAEYGRGEGWLGELVGFFLRAATGSPRYGGGADVVGTLGWAPLLLAVPVAVWAARRNGWLRALGLYSLAHWAAWFSTRVVLRFLVPLVPLFALPAAAGLHGVWSSAGRGGRWLLGTAGFLLALVNLGLFLYLHALFGSFPVLAGLEGRREFLSRRLDYYPCARFAAERLPQSDRILLLGEQRGYYVVQPHTATSVMTPNLFVRDADEARDPADLAGRLREERGYRWILEVPREARRLGEGYGVFSFSARGAANWEGLRARLETVYEEPGRCSVARIP, from the coding sequence GTGAGCCGTCTCCCGGCGCTCTACGCGGCGGCCCTGGCGTTTTGCGCGGCGGTCCTCGCCGCGCGGTTCTTCGGGGCCGCGCTCGCGCCGGCGGCCCTCTCGGCCGCGCTGCTCCTCGTCGTCTTCGTCGCCGCGGCCGGCAGCGGCCGCGTCCTCCTGCGCGTCTTCGGCGCCTCCGGCCTCAGCGAGTCCGAGAAGACCCTCGTCGGGGCGACCCTGGGCCTCGGCGCGCTGAGCCAGCTCGTCTTCCTGCTCGGCGCGGCGGCGCTGCTGCGTCCCTGGGCGGCGGTCGCGCTCCTCGGCGCGCTCTGGGTCGTCGGCTTCACGGAGCTGGGGGACCTCTTCCGCTCGCTCGGCGCCAACCGCCGGCTCCTCGTCGAGCGCCCCGCCGCGGCCGCGGCCGTGCTCCTGCCGCTGGCCGCCGCGTTCTGGGCCTGCTTCGTCCCGCCGCATCAGTACGACGCGCTGGTCTACCATCTGCCGCTGGCCGCGGCCTACGCCCGCGAGGGGGCCATCGTCCAGGTCCCGCACCTCGTCTACACCCACTTCCCGCAGAACGCCGAGATGCTCTACGCGCTCGCGCTGCTGCTCGGTTCCGACACCCTCGCACAGCTCTTCACCTGGCTGACCGCGCTGCTGAGCGTCTGGTGGGTCTTCGAGATGGGCAAGCGCGAGCAGCCGCTCTCCGTGGTGCTTCTCGCCTGCCTCCTCGTCTCCGGCCACACCGCCGTGCTCCTGCTGGCCTCTTCGGCCTACGTCGAGTGCGTCGTCATGCTCTGGACGGCCGCGTCCGTCTTCTCGTTCTTGCGCTGGCGCGAGAGCGCCGAGGGGGACGGCGGGCGGGGCTGGCTCGCCCTGAGCGGGGTCTTCGCCGGCCTCGGCGTCGGGACGAAGTACAGCGCGGCTCTCACGCCGCTCCTCCTGGGGTTCTGGCTGCTCGCGCGCTGGCTGCGCACGCGCGAGCGCGCGAGGGGTCTGGACCTCGCGGCCTTCGCCTGCACGGCCGTCTGCGCCGGCGCGCCCTGGCTGGTCAAGAACCTGCGCGCGGTCGGCAACCCCTTCTTCCCGTTCTTCTACCGCTGGCTGCCGGCGCACGGGGTGGAGGGCGGGGCCGCCGCGGCGGAGCGCTACTTCGACATGCTCGCCGAGTACGGCCGCGGCGAGGGCTGGCTCGGCGAGCTGGTCGGCTTCTTCCTGCGCGCGGCGACGGGCTCGCCGCGCTACGGCGGCGGCGCCGACGTCGTCGGCACGCTGGGGTGGGCGCCGCTCCTGCTCGCCGTCCCCGTCGCGGTCTGGGCCGCGCGGCGCAACGGCTGGCTGCGCGCCCTCGGCCTCTATTCGCTCGCGCACTGGGCCGCCTGGTTCTCGACGCGGGTCGTCCTGCGCTTCCTCGTGCCGCTGGTGCCGCTCTTCGCGCTCCCGGCGGCCGCGGGACTCCACGGGGTCTGGAGCTCCGCGGGCCGCGGCGGCCGCTGGCTCCTGGGGACGGCCGGGTTCCTGCTCGCGCTGGTGAACCTCGGCCTCTTCCTCTACCTCCACGCCCTCTTCGGCAGCTTCCCGGTGCTCGCGGGACTCGAGGGGCGCCGCGAATTCCTCTCCCGCCGGCTCGACTACTACCCCTGCGCGCGCTTCGCGGCGGAGCGTCTGCCTCAAAGTGATAGAATCCTCCTCCTGGGTGAACAGCGCGGATACTACGTCGTCCAGCCGCACACGGCGACCTCGGTGATGACCCCCAACCTCTTCGTGCGCGACGCCGACGAGGCGCGGGATCCCGCCGACCTCGCGGGCCGTCTGCGCGAGGAGCGCGGCTACCGCTGGATCCTCGAGGTGCCGCGCGAGGCCCGGCGCCTGGGCGAGGGCTACGGCGTCTTCTCCTTCAGCGCGCGGGGCGCCGCCAACTGGGAGGGCCTGCGCGCGCGGCTCGAGACCGTCTACGAGGAGCCGGGGCGCTGCTCGGTGGCGCGCATCCCATGA
- the dapF gene encoding diaminopimelate epimerase: MKLPFWKLAGAGNDFILLEASRLGGRSRPALARRLCERRRSIGADGLLVVSRRPAGFDHYNADGSRAFCGNGARCAAVWMRTAGWIGRRARLGSPAGTVEAELLGPRRARVRMPAARRLRSLEFRVLGRTLRAVLYDTGVPHAVVRVRGLSRWPVYEIGRLLRGHPAFGRGGANVDFIETRGGTVFVRTYERGVEDETLACGTGAVAAALEAREPGRRSPVRVAMPGGRLSVAFAGPGPRWEDVRLEGPAEIVFKGEVQP, from the coding sequence TTGAAGCTTCCGTTCTGGAAGCTCGCGGGCGCCGGCAACGATTTCATCCTCCTCGAAGCCTCCCGCCTCGGAGGACGGAGCCGGCCGGCGCTGGCCCGGCGCCTCTGCGAGCGCCGCCGCTCGATAGGCGCCGACGGCCTCCTCGTCGTGTCGCGCCGTCCGGCCGGCTTCGACCACTACAACGCCGACGGCTCGCGCGCCTTCTGCGGCAACGGCGCGCGCTGCGCGGCCGTCTGGATGAGGACCGCGGGCTGGATCGGCCGGCGCGCACGGCTCGGGAGTCCCGCCGGCACCGTCGAGGCGGAGCTCCTCGGCCCGCGGCGGGCCCGCGTGCGCATGCCCGCCGCGCGCCGGCTGCGCTCCCTCGAGTTCCGCGTCCTCGGCCGGACGCTGCGCGCCGTCCTCTACGACACGGGCGTCCCCCACGCGGTCGTGCGGGTCCGCGGCCTCTCGCGCTGGCCGGTCTACGAGATCGGCCGCCTGCTGCGCGGCCATCCCGCCTTCGGCCGCGGGGGAGCCAACGTCGATTTCATCGAGACGCGCGGCGGGACGGTCTTCGTGCGCACCTATGAGCGCGGCGTCGAGGACGAGACCCTCGCCTGCGGCACGGGAGCCGTCGCCGCGGCGCTCGAGGCGCGCGAACCGGGACGGCGGTCCCCGGTCCGCGTCGCCATGCCGGGAGGACGTCTGAGCGTCGCGTTCGCGGGCCCGGGTCCGCGCTGGGAGGACGTACGCCTCGAAGGTCCGGCGGAGATCGTCTTCAAAGGAGAGGTCCAGCCATGA
- a CDS encoding FAD-dependent oxidoreductase, with product MLEVDVLVVGAGLAGLSTARALRGSGLRTLVVERDDKVGGRAGTVEHEGFLFDHTGHLLHLHDPKASRLILGLLGKNVHSLERSSWIHSQGVDTRYPFQANTYGLPPGTVSECVALFLKSRLRGDRIPREPSFRDWALAAFGEGICRRFMFPYNEKLWRTPLERMTTEWQGRFLPRPSAEEVLYGALRDQKKFFGYNASFRYPLRGGIQALPDAFAAGLEGVHLGAELERVDLRERVARVRGLGEVRYRRLVNTSPLAYFLDRADGLSSSVKEARRRLRWRTVYNLNIGVARPRLSGKHWVYFPEGRFVFYRAGFSSNFSAHMAPKGTSSMYIEISRRPEERVDLPRLERATLEGLRASGLLGRSDRLVARQWNPIDCAYVVYDRSRTPAVRTIMSWLGGRGVESIGRWGGWKYSFMEEAVLDGMRCAERLRGRARGGATEPSPHKELIPIR from the coding sequence ATGCTCGAGGTCGACGTCCTCGTCGTCGGCGCCGGCCTCGCCGGGCTCTCGACCGCCCGCGCTCTGCGCGGCTCCGGTCTGCGGACGCTCGTCGTCGAGAGGGACGACAAGGTGGGGGGGCGCGCCGGCACCGTCGAGCACGAGGGCTTCCTCTTCGACCACACCGGGCACCTGCTCCACCTGCATGACCCGAAGGCCTCGCGTCTCATCCTGGGCCTGCTCGGGAAGAACGTCCATTCCCTCGAGCGCTCCTCCTGGATACACTCGCAGGGCGTCGATACGCGCTACCCGTTCCAGGCCAACACCTACGGCCTCCCGCCGGGGACCGTGTCGGAGTGCGTGGCGCTGTTCCTGAAGAGCCGGCTGCGCGGAGACCGGATCCCGCGGGAGCCCTCCTTCCGCGACTGGGCGCTCGCGGCCTTCGGCGAGGGGATCTGCCGGCGCTTCATGTTCCCCTACAACGAGAAGCTCTGGAGGACCCCGCTCGAGCGCATGACCACCGAGTGGCAGGGACGCTTCCTTCCCCGGCCGTCCGCCGAGGAGGTCCTCTACGGCGCCCTGCGGGACCAGAAGAAGTTCTTCGGCTACAACGCCTCATTCCGCTATCCCCTGCGGGGAGGGATCCAGGCCCTGCCCGACGCCTTCGCCGCCGGTCTCGAGGGCGTGCACCTGGGCGCCGAGCTCGAACGCGTGGACCTGCGCGAGCGCGTCGCGCGCGTGCGGGGGCTCGGCGAGGTGCGCTACCGGCGCCTCGTCAACACGAGCCCGCTCGCGTACTTCCTCGACCGCGCCGACGGCCTGAGCTCCTCCGTGAAGGAGGCGCGTCGGCGCCTGCGCTGGCGGACCGTGTACAACCTCAACATCGGCGTCGCGCGGCCGCGCCTGAGCGGCAAGCATTGGGTCTACTTCCCGGAGGGACGCTTCGTCTTCTACCGCGCCGGCTTCTCCAGCAACTTCTCTGCGCACATGGCCCCGAAGGGCACGAGCTCGATGTACATCGAGATCTCCCGGCGTCCCGAGGAGCGCGTCGACCTCCCGCGTCTGGAGCGCGCGACGCTGGAGGGGCTTCGCGCCAGCGGGCTGCTCGGGCGCTCCGACCGCCTCGTCGCGCGCCAGTGGAACCCCATCGACTGCGCCTACGTCGTCTACGACCGCTCGCGCACGCCGGCGGTGCGCACGATCATGTCCTGGCTCGGCGGGCGCGGCGTCGAGAGCATCGGCCGCTGGGGCGGCTGGAAGTACTCGTTCATGGAGGAGGCCGTCCTCGACGGCATGCGCTGCGCCGAGCGCCTGCGGGGACGCGCGCGCGGGGGGGCGACGGAGCCGTCCCCGCACAAGGAGCTCATCCCTATCCGATGA
- the udk gene encoding uridine kinase → MKRKNGPIIVGVTGGSASGKSRLSKYLKRRLGARASVLCMDWYYRDRAGLSDEQMKRVNFDHPLAIETPLLLRHLDLLCSGQPVHAPTYHYASHSRTGENRLVDPAPVLIIDGLFALCEPRVRARLDISVYIDVPADIRLVRRIRRDVEERGVGLEETLRLYEHCVRPMHEKFVGASAKGADFVWPQLKDDGFRKRLLDLIRKRLD, encoded by the coding sequence ATGAAGCGCAAGAACGGTCCCATCATCGTCGGCGTCACCGGCGGCTCCGCCTCCGGCAAATCGCGCCTCTCGAAGTACTTGAAGAGGCGGTTGGGAGCGCGCGCGAGCGTGCTCTGCATGGACTGGTACTACCGGGACCGCGCGGGCTTGAGCGACGAGCAGATGAAGCGCGTCAACTTCGACCATCCCCTGGCCATCGAGACCCCGCTGCTGCTCCGCCATCTCGACCTCCTCTGCTCCGGGCAGCCGGTGCACGCGCCGACCTACCACTACGCCTCCCACAGCCGCACCGGCGAGAACCGGCTCGTGGACCCGGCGCCGGTGCTCATCATCGACGGGCTCTTCGCGCTCTGCGAGCCGCGGGTCCGCGCGCGCCTGGACATCTCGGTCTACATCGACGTGCCGGCGGACATCCGTCTGGTCCGGCGCATCCGGCGCGACGTCGAGGAGCGGGGCGTGGGGCTCGAGGAGACCCTGCGGCTCTACGAGCACTGCGTGCGGCCGATGCACGAGAAGTTCGTGGGCGCTTCGGCGAAGGGGGCCGACTTCGTCTGGCCTCAGCTGAAGGACGACGGCTTCCGCAAGCGCCTGCTCGACCTCATCCGAAAAAGACTGGACTGA
- a CDS encoding tetratricopeptide repeat protein, giving the protein MKSLLLAVLLLLPAAPRASAFEFFGEPKAARELSRIYDGGDYAEIVKRLSGDGVLKLPRRARARGYHLLGASYERLGRAKDAIAVYRLAEGLYPKDLGILTALADLLHANDLDDQARPLYQRVLAIHPNNAASNLGMAEICRHQGFTVRAQAHYERALKEWNQAPRIWRGYAETLGQRRDFKAAVSAIRRALELSDDADSLLTLARFQRSAGEVDAYDTLRRALAKAPHRETRLRLALWLLEDERLDEALAETAALLREEPEAPLALWIRASVNLRRGRTADARRDLLSVARTEQRVPFLVRTAKEMLARMGDR; this is encoded by the coding sequence ATGAAGTCCCTGCTCCTGGCGGTCCTCCTGCTCCTCCCCGCGGCCCCGCGCGCCTCCGCCTTCGAGTTCTTCGGCGAGCCGAAGGCGGCGCGCGAGCTCTCGCGGATCTACGACGGCGGCGACTACGCGGAGATCGTCAAGCGCCTCTCCGGAGACGGAGTCCTCAAGCTCCCGCGCCGCGCCCGCGCCCGCGGCTACCACCTGCTCGGCGCCAGCTACGAACGCCTCGGCCGCGCGAAGGACGCCATCGCCGTCTACCGGCTGGCGGAGGGGCTCTACCCGAAGGACCTCGGCATCCTCACGGCCCTGGCCGACCTCCTCCACGCCAACGACCTCGACGACCAGGCCCGCCCGCTCTACCAGCGCGTCCTCGCCATCCACCCCAACAACGCGGCCTCGAACCTGGGGATGGCCGAGATCTGCCGACACCAGGGCTTCACCGTCCGCGCCCAGGCGCACTACGAGCGGGCGCTCAAGGAATGGAACCAGGCACCCCGCATCTGGCGCGGCTACGCCGAGACCCTGGGGCAGCGTCGGGACTTCAAAGCCGCCGTGTCGGCCATCCGCCGCGCGCTCGAGCTCTCGGACGACGCCGACTCCCTGCTCACCCTCGCGCGCTTCCAGCGCTCCGCGGGAGAGGTCGACGCCTACGACACCCTCCGGCGCGCCCTCGCGAAGGCCCCGCACCGGGAGACCCGGCTGCGGCTCGCGCTCTGGCTGCTGGAGGACGAGCGTCTGGACGAAGCCCTCGCGGAAACGGCCGCGCTCCTGCGCGAGGAGCCCGAGGCGCCGCTCGCGCTCTGGATCCGGGCCTCGGTCAACCTGCGCCGCGGCCGGACCGCGGACGCTCGGAGAGACCTCCTGAGCGTCGCGCGCACGGAGCAGCGCGTCCCCTTCCTCGTCCGGACCGCCAAGGAGATGCTCGCGCGCATGGGGGACCGTTGA